A stretch of the Lolium perenne isolate Kyuss_39 chromosome 3, Kyuss_2.0, whole genome shotgun sequence genome encodes the following:
- the LOC127340199 gene encoding pentatricopeptide repeat-containing protein At2g03880, mitochondrial-like: MGHYEVTQELHRRVGEVVAGLCTTARAALTPQTGPTYAFGTGLRVFARSRSHDPALRVYRDMVASGIMPDEFVVAAALSSCAGATVLELGVSVHATAVRLALDPFLSVGNSLVSMYAKTGSLGEAKKVFDAMRVRRDPITWTALIVGYAQNGRGKESLEVYADMVRSGCRPDYVTFIGLLFACSHAGLVDAGRAHFRSMQAEHGVAPGPDHYACMVDLLGRAGRLDEAMDLLSQSTTRLDATVWKALLGACRTHGNAELGEYAAEMVWRLDPTDAVPYVMLSNLYSLARRWADVARIRMLMKSRGITKEPGCSWVGVNGVTHLFYVEDRGHPQTEEIYRKVEEMMDRIRAEGYVADTDWALQDEGPEGREKGLAYHSERLAVAFGLLAVPAGAPIRVFKNLRVCGDCHAAIKMIAKAYGREIILRDGNCFHHMRDGACSCGDYW; encoded by the exons ATGGGACACTACGAGGTAACACAAGAGCTCCACCGGCGGGTCGGTGAAGTTGTAGCTGGCCTCTGTACAACAGCACGTGCCGCGCTG ACCCCTCAAACCGGCCCTACATACGCGTTTGGGACCGGTTTGAGGGTTTTCGCGCGCTCCCGCTCCCACGACCCCGCCCTGCGGGTGTACCGCGACATGGTCGCCTCCGGCATCATGCCCGATGAGTTCGTCGTTGCGGCCGCGCTGAGCTCGTGCGCTGGCGCCACCGTGCTCGAGCTGGGCGTTTCGGTGCACGCCACCGCGGTCCGGCTCGCGCTCGACCCTTTCCTCTCGGTCGGGAACTCGCTGGTGTCCATGTACGCCAAGACCGGCTCGCTGGGCGAGGCCAAAAAGGTGTTCGACGCGATGCGTGTCCGGCGTGACCCCATCACGTGGACAGCCCTGATCGTCGGGTACGCTCAGAACGGCCGGGGCAAGGAGTCGCTGGAGGTCTACGCCGACATGGTCCGGTCGGGATGCAGGCCGGACTACGTCACCTTCATCGGGCTGCTATTCGCGTGCAGCCATGCCGGCCTTGTCGACGCCGGGCGGGCGCACTTCCGGTCCATGCAGGCCGAGCACGGCGTCGCGCCCGGGCCAGACCACTACGCTTGCATGGTCGACCTGCTCGGCCGAGCCGGGCGGCTCGACGAGGCCATGGACCTGCTGAGCCAGAGCACAACAAGGCTGGACGCCACTGTCTGGAAGGCGCTGCTCGGCGCGTGCCGGACGCACGGGAACGCGGAGCTCGGTGAGTACGCGGCCGAGATGGTGTGGAGGCTGGACCCGACGGACGCCGTTCCGTACGTCATGCTGTCGAACCTGTACTCGCTGGCGAGGCGGTGGGCCGACGTGGCGAGGATCCGGATGCTGATGAAGTCCAGAGGGATCACCAAGGAGCCCGGGTGCAGCTGGGTGGGAGTGAACGGTGTGACGCACCTGTTCTACGTGGAGGACCGGGGGCACCCCCAGACGGAAGAGATTTACCGGAAGGTGGAGGAGATGATGGACAGGATCCGAGCTGAAGGATACGTCGCGGATACTGACTGGGCGCTGCAGGATGAGGGGCCGGAGGGGAGGGAGAAGGGTCTGGCCTACCACAGCGAGAGGCTCGCCGTTGCATTTGGGCTACTTGCCGTGCCGGCCGGCGCGCCGATCCGTGTGTTCAAGAACCTCCGGGTGTGCGGCGACTGCCATGCCGCAATCAAAATGATTGCCAAGGCGTACGGCAGGGAGATCATACTGAGGGATGGCAACTGCTTCCATCACATGAGGGATGGTGCATGTTCTTGTGGCGACTACTGGTAG
- the LOC127340198 gene encoding DNA replication complex GINS protein SLD5 produces MDLDRSLFLLRSYLRLRLQKIEKYMTYISKSDDLLSRLSQQEQRFAKSCKENMEKHLEQSVLSKLPYGYDSVTRQSLSSTEDDMVPEPQLDTFVFCKTKSDVGAFQLDDIGEEVVDLVADDLYVLRYKSIKGLVEAGRIDLI; encoded by the exons ATGGACCTCGACCGCTCGCTTTTCCTGCTCCGCTCTTACCTCCGCCTCCGCTTGCAGAAG ATTGAGAAGTACATGACCTACATCTCCAAGTCTGACGACCTCTTGAGCCGGCTGTCCCAGCAGGAGCAGCGATTCGCCAAGAG CtgcaaggagaacatggagaagCATCTCGAGCAGTCGGTGCTGTCAAAGCTTCCCTATGGTTATGACTCGGTAACTAGGCAATCCTTATCGAGCACGGAGGATGACATGG TTCCAGAGCCTCAGCTTGACACCTTTGTCTTCTGCAAGACCAAGAGTGACGTAGGAGCATTTCAGCTAGATGACAT AGGGGAGGAAGTTGTGGATTTGGTTGCTGACGACTTGTATGTCCTTCGGTACAAGTCCATCAAGGGTCTTGTCGAGGCTGGCAGAATTGACCTTATTTGA